A window from Cryobacterium sp. SO1 encodes these proteins:
- a CDS encoding type 1 glutamine amidotransferase domain-containing protein, giving the protein MTSVLFVVSAADHWTLNDGSLHPTGYWAEELAEPHRLFTEAGWSITIATPQGAAPTVDLGSLAAGATGGEARSAELRSYLESLPALKSPSSLDDVTVADYDVVFYPGGHGPMEDLAVDKTSGQIMTDAITSGKILAVLCHAPAALLASEAEDGTWPFLAYRMTGFTDAEEALGGLAPKAKWLVQARLVELGADFVEGASFGEHIEIDRNLYTGQNPASSVKLATAIIDAVAAQK; this is encoded by the coding sequence ATGACTTCCGTACTTTTTGTCGTCAGCGCCGCTGACCACTGGACCCTCAACGACGGTTCGCTGCACCCCACCGGCTATTGGGCCGAGGAGCTCGCCGAGCCGCACCGTCTCTTCACCGAGGCCGGCTGGTCGATCACGATCGCCACCCCCCAGGGTGCGGCGCCCACGGTCGACCTGGGCAGCCTGGCCGCCGGGGCCACCGGCGGGGAGGCTCGCTCTGCTGAACTGCGCAGCTACCTTGAGTCGCTGCCCGCGCTGAAGAGCCCGAGCTCGCTCGACGACGTCACCGTCGCCGATTACGACGTGGTCTTCTATCCCGGCGGACACGGCCCCATGGAGGACCTCGCGGTCGATAAGACCAGCGGCCAGATCATGACGGATGCGATCACCTCCGGCAAGATCCTCGCGGTGCTGTGCCACGCGCCGGCCGCCCTGCTGGCCTCCGAGGCCGAGGACGGCACCTGGCCGTTCCTGGCCTACCGCATGACCGGTTTCACTGACGCCGAAGAGGCCCTGGGCGGACTCGCCCCCAAGGCCAAGTGGCTCGTGCAGGCCCGTCTGGTCGAGCTGGGCGCCGACTTCGTCGAGGGGGCGTCCTTCGGCGAGCACATCGAGATCGACCGCAACCTCTACACCGGCCAGAACCCCGCCTCGTCGGTCAAGCTCGCCACGGCCATCATCGACGCGGTAGCCGCCCAGAAGTAG
- the gltX gene encoding glutamate--tRNA ligase: MSTTTAHPFSTATGTEVRVRFCPSPTGTPHVGLIRTALFNWAYARHTGGKFIFRVEDTDAARDSEESFTQLLDAMRWLRLDWDEGVEAGGPNEPYRQSQRYDIYRDVIAKLIESGHIYESFATGEEIAERNIKLGRDAKLGYDNYERDLTDAEKAAFRAEGREPALRLKVPDTELSFDDLVRGEITFPAGSFSDFVVVRPNGHPLYPFVNPVDDALMGVTHVLRGEDLLSSTPRQIALYHALIDIGLTTFVPRFGHLPYVMGDKNKKLSKRDPESNLFLHRERGFIPEGLVNYLSLLGWSLTHDRDVFSIEEMIAAFDVVDVNPNPARFDLKKAESLNGDHIRLLEPADFAARVVPYLVNAGIVTEPLSDEEHAVLTAAAPLVQERIALLGETPDMLGFLFHSADKLEHQADALASLPKNAAEILAASTAALRDIPEAEWTHELVHSTLTAILIEGLGLKPRVAFGPLRVAVSGRKISPPLFESMEILGQADTLARLDRLSATLVS, from the coding sequence ATGTCTACTACAACAGCGCACCCGTTCTCGACCGCAACCGGCACTGAGGTGCGCGTGCGGTTCTGCCCCTCGCCCACCGGAACGCCGCACGTCGGCCTGATCCGCACGGCCCTGTTCAACTGGGCCTACGCCCGGCACACCGGCGGCAAGTTCATCTTCCGCGTGGAGGACACCGACGCCGCCCGCGACAGCGAGGAGAGCTTCACCCAGCTCCTGGACGCCATGCGCTGGCTGCGCCTGGACTGGGACGAGGGCGTGGAGGCCGGCGGACCCAACGAGCCGTACCGCCAGTCCCAGCGCTACGACATCTACCGCGACGTCATCGCCAAGCTCATCGAGTCCGGCCACATCTACGAGAGCTTCGCCACCGGCGAGGAGATCGCCGAACGCAACATCAAGCTCGGCCGCGACGCCAAGCTCGGCTACGACAACTACGAGCGTGACCTCACCGATGCTGAGAAGGCCGCCTTCCGCGCCGAGGGCCGCGAGCCGGCTCTCCGCCTCAAGGTGCCCGACACCGAGCTCTCCTTCGACGACCTGGTGCGCGGCGAGATCACCTTCCCGGCCGGCTCGTTCAGCGACTTCGTCGTGGTGCGGCCCAACGGGCATCCGCTCTACCCGTTCGTGAACCCGGTCGACGACGCTCTGATGGGCGTCACCCACGTGCTTCGCGGCGAGGACCTGCTCTCCTCCACGCCCCGCCAGATCGCGCTGTACCACGCGCTGATCGACATCGGCCTCACCACGTTCGTGCCGCGCTTCGGCCACCTGCCCTACGTAATGGGCGACAAGAACAAGAAGCTCTCCAAACGCGACCCCGAGTCCAACCTGTTCCTGCACCGCGAACGCGGCTTCATCCCCGAGGGCCTGGTCAACTACCTCTCCCTGCTCGGCTGGTCGCTCACCCACGACCGCGACGTCTTCTCCATCGAAGAGATGATCGCCGCGTTCGACGTCGTCGACGTGAACCCCAACCCGGCGCGCTTCGACCTCAAGAAGGCCGAATCGCTCAACGGCGACCACATCCGCCTGCTCGAGCCGGCCGACTTCGCCGCCCGCGTGGTGCCGTACCTGGTCAACGCCGGTATCGTCACCGAGCCGCTCAGCGACGAGGAGCACGCCGTCCTCACCGCCGCCGCCCCGCTCGTGCAGGAGCGCATCGCCCTGCTCGGCGAGACGCCCGACATGCTCGGCTTCCTGTTCCACAGCGCCGACAAGCTCGAGCACCAGGCGGATGCCCTCGCCTCGCTGCCCAAGAACGCCGCCGAGATCCTCGCAGCCTCCACAGCGGCCCTGCGGGACATTCCCGAAGCGGAATGGACCCACGAGCTCGTGCACAGCACGCTCACCGCGATCCTGATCGAGGGCCTCGGACTCAAGCCGCGGGTCGCCTTCGGCCCGCTGCGCGTCGCCGTGTCCGGCCGCAAGATCTCGCCGCCCCTGTTCGAGTCGATGGAGATCCTCGGCCAAGCCGATACCCTGGCCCGCCTGGATCGACTCTCGGCGACCCTGGTGTCATGA
- a CDS encoding aminotransferase class V-fold PLP-dependent enzyme — MRSTASSLHPTPTPMAAAPPSRSATPTTLLTIAQARAAYSPTTTRYLAACTSGLPTSATVQALRQDADTWGGGEASPAHYQVEIDRARALYARLVGVGADRVAIGSQASVMAAVLAASVPAGREVVCVDGDFTSMVFPFLQQEHRGITVRHVPVAELATSLTERTWLVAFSLVQSATGEIADAPAIRAAAAAVGAFTLCDTTQATGWLPVAAGDFDATICHAYKWLGAPRGAAFLTVTPELAELLRPVQAGWFAGENPWASCYGPTMTLATDARRFDVSPAWPAWVGTRVALEFCARLDPAAVYAHDTGLGNALSAGLGLPQRNQAIVTWADPAGTDLGRLTAAGITASGRAGRARVAFHLWNTPADVDAVLAALGR; from the coding sequence ATGCGCTCCACTGCTTCGTCGTTGCACCCCACGCCCACTCCCATGGCGGCAGCCCCGCCCTCCCGCTCGGCGACTCCCACCACGCTGCTCACGATCGCCCAGGCGCGGGCCGCGTACTCCCCCACGACCACCCGCTATCTCGCGGCGTGTACCTCCGGCCTTCCCACCAGCGCCACCGTGCAGGCGCTGCGCCAGGACGCCGACACCTGGGGCGGCGGCGAGGCCTCTCCCGCGCACTACCAGGTCGAGATCGACCGGGCCAGGGCCCTGTACGCCAGGCTGGTCGGGGTGGGCGCCGACCGGGTGGCGATCGGCTCGCAGGCCTCGGTGATGGCGGCGGTGCTCGCCGCATCCGTGCCGGCCGGCCGCGAGGTCGTCTGCGTCGACGGGGACTTCACCTCGATGGTGTTCCCGTTCCTGCAGCAGGAGCACCGCGGCATCACGGTGCGCCACGTGCCGGTGGCCGAGCTGGCCACCTCGCTCACCGAGCGAACCTGGCTGGTCGCCTTCTCGCTCGTGCAATCCGCCACCGGTGAAATCGCGGATGCGCCGGCGATCCGCGCGGCCGCCGCCGCGGTGGGGGCCTTCACCCTGTGCGACACGACACAGGCCACCGGTTGGCTGCCCGTGGCGGCGGGCGACTTCGATGCCACCATCTGCCACGCCTACAAGTGGCTGGGCGCCCCGCGCGGTGCGGCGTTCCTCACCGTGACGCCCGAACTGGCCGAGCTGCTGCGCCCCGTGCAGGCCGGCTGGTTCGCGGGCGAGAACCCGTGGGCATCCTGTTACGGCCCCACCATGACCCTGGCCACGGATGCGCGCCGCTTCGACGTGTCGCCGGCCTGGCCGGCCTGGGTGGGGACCCGGGTGGCGTTGGAGTTCTGCGCACGGCTCGACCCCGCCGCGGTGTACGCCCACGACACCGGCCTGGGCAATGCGCTCTCTGCCGGGCTCGGGCTCCCCCAGCGAAATCAGGCGATCGTCACCTGGGCCGATCCCGCCGGCACCGACCTCGGCCGCCTCACCGCCGCCGGCATCACTGCCTCCGGCCGCGCCGGTCGTGCCCGCGTCGCCTTCCACCTCTGGAACACCCCCGCCGACGTCGACGCGGTCCTCGCTGCCCTCGGTCGCTAG
- a CDS encoding TetR/AcrR family transcriptional regulator: protein MGRLQTFDSTTVVQSARDVFWDLGYDGASLADLEAATGLNRSSLYHAFGSKRGLFDAAVSDYQDTVIRPRLCGLQADGAGRAELLAYFDELRVAVAKLPLDSPRRGCLLVNCATGLATHDEPAREVVEAYRTELAAALRHAIAGAGAGAAAATAAATAAAAATATATAAAAAGTGTGTGTDDHSERTDERVRTLASLSMSAMLLARVNAAESSALLSTAAGQVRSWFPAP from the coding sequence ATGGGACGGCTCCAGACGTTCGACAGCACCACTGTCGTGCAATCCGCCCGCGACGTCTTCTGGGACCTCGGCTACGACGGCGCCTCCCTGGCCGACCTCGAAGCGGCCACGGGTCTCAACCGGTCGAGCCTCTACCACGCGTTCGGCAGCAAGCGGGGGCTCTTCGACGCCGCCGTCAGCGACTACCAGGACACCGTCATCCGCCCGCGCCTGTGCGGTTTGCAGGCGGATGGCGCCGGCCGAGCTGAGTTGCTGGCCTACTTCGACGAACTCCGCGTGGCCGTGGCGAAACTGCCGCTGGACTCCCCCCGGCGCGGCTGCCTTCTGGTGAACTGCGCCACGGGCCTCGCCACCCACGACGAGCCTGCCCGCGAGGTTGTGGAGGCCTACCGCACCGAACTCGCGGCGGCACTGCGCCATGCCATAGCCGGCGCCGGCGCCGGCGCCGCCGCCGCCACTGCCGCCGCCACTGCCGCTGCCGCTGCCACTGCCACTGCCACTGCCGCTGCCGCTGCCGGCACCGGTACCGGCACCGGCACCGATGACCACAGCGAGCGCACCGACGAACGGGTGCGCACCCTCGCATCCCTCTCGATGAGCGCGATGCTGCTCGCCCGGGTCAACGCCGCCGAGTCATCCGCGCTGCTCTCCACGGCCGCCGGTCAGGTCCGCTCCTGGTTCCCCGCACCCTGA
- a CDS encoding fumarylacetoacetate hydrolase family protein, whose product MKIARFSHAGTIAFGIIDDDELVVLTGDPMFAGYNPTGARLPLVDVALLAPVIPRSKVVGLAGAYYADAAEKAAALAAPGDTAEPRFFLKPNTTVVGPNDPIVLPAASDDVRVEGELAIVIGRVAKNLSVADALDAIFGYTIANDVTAVDLSEEGGHGARAKGFDSFCPLGPVIDTEFDPTDGRVLGRVNNTEFQNGEVSLLAFSMAEIVSFLSHSFTLLPGDVILTGSSSAARRVSDGDTASIEIPGLGVLTNPVRRAA is encoded by the coding sequence GTGAAGATCGCCCGGTTCAGCCACGCCGGCACCATAGCGTTCGGCATCATCGACGACGACGAACTCGTCGTGCTCACCGGTGACCCCATGTTCGCCGGCTACAACCCCACCGGAGCCCGGCTGCCGCTGGTGGATGTGGCCCTGCTCGCGCCGGTCATCCCGCGCTCCAAGGTCGTCGGCCTGGCCGGCGCCTACTACGCGGATGCCGCGGAGAAGGCCGCCGCGCTGGCCGCGCCCGGCGACACGGCCGAGCCGCGTTTCTTCCTCAAGCCCAACACCACCGTGGTCGGCCCCAACGACCCCATCGTGCTGCCCGCGGCATCCGACGACGTGCGCGTGGAGGGCGAACTGGCCATCGTGATCGGCCGGGTCGCCAAGAACCTCAGCGTCGCGGATGCGCTGGACGCGATCTTCGGCTACACGATCGCCAACGACGTCACCGCGGTCGACCTCAGTGAGGAAGGTGGCCACGGGGCCAGGGCCAAGGGCTTCGACTCCTTCTGCCCGCTCGGCCCGGTGATCGACACCGAGTTCGATCCCACGGATGGCCGGGTCCTCGGCCGGGTCAACAACACCGAGTTCCAGAACGGCGAGGTGTCGCTGCTGGCGTTCTCCATGGCCGAAATCGTCTCGTTCCTCTCGCACTCGTTCACCCTGCTGCCCGGCGACGTGATCCTCACCGGGTCCTCCAGCGCCGCCCGGCGCGTGTCCGACGGTGACACCGCGAGCATCGAGATCCCCGGACTCGGCGTGCTCACCAACCCGGTGCGCCGCGCGGCCTGA
- a CDS encoding LysR family transcriptional regulator — translation MPENIHRALDVDSHALRIVHRINELGSITAAARSLGYSQPAVSQHLKRLEARLGLPLVTKAGRGVRLTEAGRILARHAATVTQALDAAAGELSDLAGLRSGRVTLAAFPSASATVIPTLLRGLSQRHPGVQLNYLEAEPPEAVRAVRDQAADLAITFSYTGDQADPHHQSAQGLTVVPLWRDEMLVVVPRDHALAGRDRIDLAHLEAEQWIGGCPRCRAHLLDLAARSGFSPSISYETDNVLAVFGMVAAGLGVALVPALAIAAAPLPAGIVARPTSAGDFRTIHLVGTEGAESIPAIAATIRAIGEIDAAPWSLFGAVAGSHFAHAAFGAPSVG, via the coding sequence ATGCCCGAAAATATCCACCGTGCACTGGACGTAGATTCCCACGCCCTGCGCATCGTGCACCGCATCAACGAGTTGGGCTCGATCACCGCCGCGGCGCGCTCGCTCGGCTACAGCCAGCCGGCTGTGAGCCAACACCTCAAACGCCTCGAGGCCCGGCTGGGCCTGCCGCTGGTGACCAAGGCCGGCCGCGGTGTGCGGCTCACCGAGGCCGGCCGCATCCTCGCTCGGCACGCCGCCACCGTGACCCAGGCGCTGGATGCCGCGGCGGGCGAACTCAGTGACCTGGCGGGCCTTCGCAGCGGCCGGGTGACCCTCGCCGCGTTCCCCTCCGCGTCGGCCACGGTTATCCCCACCCTGCTGCGCGGGCTCTCGCAAAGACACCCCGGCGTGCAACTGAACTACCTCGAGGCAGAACCGCCCGAGGCCGTGCGGGCCGTGCGCGACCAGGCGGCCGACCTGGCGATCACGTTCAGCTACACCGGTGACCAGGCCGACCCGCACCACCAGAGCGCCCAGGGCCTCACCGTTGTGCCGCTCTGGCGCGACGAGATGCTCGTGGTGGTGCCGCGTGACCATGCCCTGGCCGGCCGGGATCGCATCGACCTGGCCCACCTGGAAGCGGAGCAGTGGATCGGCGGATGCCCGCGCTGCCGCGCCCACCTGCTCGACCTTGCCGCTCGCAGCGGCTTCAGCCCGAGCATCTCCTACGAGACCGACAACGTCCTGGCCGTGTTCGGCATGGTCGCCGCGGGCCTGGGCGTGGCGCTCGTGCCTGCCCTGGCGATCGCGGCCGCGCCGTTGCCCGCCGGGATCGTGGCCCGGCCCACCAGCGCCGGCGACTTCCGCACGATCCACCTCGTGGGCACCGAGGGCGCGGAGTCGATTCCCGCGATTGCCGCCACCATCCGTGCGATCGGGGAGATCGACGCGGCCCCGTGGTCGCTGTTCGGCGCGGTGGCCGGGTCCCATTTCGCACACGCCGCGTTCGGCGCACCGTCAGTAGGATAA
- a CDS encoding cytochrome D1 domain-containing protein — MNKRHLTTVAVTVGVAAVIATTAIVATTTGNSDAKAASHNDMVAGTIWVANEDGASLTAIDASTNTVATTLTGIDSPHNVQATPGGQSIWAASGTTSMAVEIDSQTNEVNGASATGTMPAHVIVTPDETRTYTTNNADDTVTAVDIATMTPIATIPVGDGPHGLRPSPDGKTIYVANNKATTLSVIDTATNTQIDEIEVGKLPAQVAFSPDGDFVYASLNGDNAVAKIDTSTRERVSTLPVGVGPIQTFVSPDGQYLLAANQGTKEYPGTTVSVIDTDTFDFVRTVETGAGAHGVTIDPTSQHAYITNTFDSTVSVLDLKEMTVVATVPVGSMPNGITFTSQAAGIAPAVELDLKVDDSDARFGSG, encoded by the coding sequence ATGAACAAGCGCCACCTCACCACCGTTGCAGTCACAGTCGGCGTCGCTGCCGTCATCGCCACGACTGCCATCGTCGCAACCACCACCGGAAACTCTGACGCGAAGGCAGCCTCCCACAACGACATGGTCGCAGGCACCATTTGGGTCGCAAACGAAGATGGCGCCAGCCTCACCGCGATCGATGCTTCCACCAATACCGTCGCGACTACCCTCACCGGTATCGACAGCCCTCACAACGTGCAAGCCACTCCGGGTGGCCAATCTATCTGGGCGGCGAGTGGCACGACGTCGATGGCTGTGGAGATCGATTCGCAAACAAACGAGGTAAACGGCGCGTCCGCCACCGGCACGATGCCGGCCCACGTCATCGTCACCCCCGACGAGACCCGAACCTACACAACGAACAATGCCGACGACACCGTCACAGCCGTCGATATCGCCACCATGACGCCGATCGCCACGATTCCGGTCGGCGACGGGCCTCACGGACTGAGGCCAAGCCCCGACGGCAAGACCATCTACGTGGCCAACAACAAGGCAACCACGCTCAGCGTCATCGATACCGCTACCAACACCCAGATCGACGAGATCGAGGTGGGCAAATTGCCCGCACAGGTAGCGTTCTCGCCCGACGGAGACTTCGTCTACGCATCGCTAAACGGCGACAACGCTGTAGCCAAAATCGACACCAGCACCCGTGAACGCGTCTCCACACTTCCCGTGGGCGTGGGTCCAATCCAAACCTTCGTCAGCCCCGACGGGCAATACCTTCTGGCCGCCAACCAGGGCACAAAAGAGTATCCAGGCACAACTGTTTCCGTCATCGACACCGACACGTTTGATTTTGTGCGCACCGTCGAAACCGGCGCCGGCGCGCACGGTGTCACCATCGACCCGACGAGTCAACACGCCTACATCACCAACACCTTTGACAGCACAGTCTCTGTACTTGATCTCAAGGAGATGACGGTGGTGGCTACCGTCCCGGTCGGATCGATGCCGAACGGGATCACCTTCACCAGCCAGGCCGCGGGGATCGCCCCGGCCGTCGAGCTGGACCTGAAGGTGGACGACAGTGACGCGCGATTCGGGTCGGGCTAA
- a CDS encoding NAD(P)/FAD-dependent oxidoreductase, whose amino-acid sequence MTPDGSVNAGSGSAAGAEAPYDVIIIGAGPAGLAAGLNLVRARRRTLMIDSNRPRHSATLRSHGFITRDGVPPLELRRIGREEYEAYPAAEFHTGLVRTVEQVPGADGADATVARFTVSTKGMRGEKNRVVTARTVLIATGLAETLPALPSIRAWYGTNLHSCIACDGYEEADRALALIGETDDLAEHALLISQWTDDLIVFTNGVGQITDADEAALAERGIRVDRRPLTDVVGERGAMTGIQVVDGEFVPRSGGFVRPRYEAAAAFAGALHPSADAYGLIVVDPQGRTSVPGLFAAGDTTPPGPEQLLVSAGEGARAAVAINRELLGPLATHPRVNLAGRTEVG is encoded by the coding sequence ATGACGCCCGACGGTTCAGTGAACGCCGGCAGCGGCTCCGCTGCCGGCGCCGAAGCGCCCTATGACGTCATCATCATCGGCGCCGGCCCGGCCGGCCTGGCCGCCGGGCTCAACCTCGTGCGCGCCCGCCGCCGCACCCTGATGATCGACAGCAACCGTCCCCGACACTCCGCCACGCTGCGCTCGCACGGCTTCATCACCCGCGACGGCGTGCCGCCGCTGGAGCTGCGCCGCATCGGCCGCGAGGAGTACGAGGCCTACCCGGCCGCCGAGTTCCACACGGGTCTGGTGCGCACGGTCGAGCAGGTGCCCGGCGCCGACGGGGCGGATGCCACCGTGGCTCGCTTCACGGTGTCCACCAAGGGGATGCGCGGCGAGAAAAACCGCGTGGTCACCGCCCGCACCGTGCTCATCGCCACGGGCCTGGCCGAGACGCTGCCGGCGCTACCGAGCATCCGTGCCTGGTACGGCACCAACCTGCACAGCTGCATCGCCTGCGACGGCTACGAAGAGGCCGACCGCGCCCTTGCCCTCATCGGCGAGACCGACGACCTCGCCGAGCACGCCCTGCTCATCTCCCAGTGGACCGACGACCTGATCGTCTTCACCAACGGCGTCGGCCAGATCACCGACGCCGACGAGGCGGCTCTGGCCGAGCGCGGCATCCGCGTCGACCGGCGCCCGCTCACCGACGTTGTGGGGGAGCGCGGTGCCATGACCGGTATCCAGGTCGTCGACGGCGAATTCGTGCCCAGATCGGGCGGTTTTGTGCGCCCCCGGTACGAGGCTGCCGCCGCGTTCGCGGGTGCGCTGCACCCGTCCGCGGATGCCTATGGCCTGATCGTCGTCGACCCGCAGGGCCGCACCTCGGTGCCCGGTCTTTTCGCCGCGGGCGACACCACCCCGCCCGGCCCGGAGCAGTTGCTCGTCTCCGCCGGCGAGGGCGCGCGTGCCGCGGTGGCCATCAACCGCGAACTTCTCGGCCCGCTGGCGACACACCCTCGCGTCAATTTGGCCGGTCGCACCGAAGTGGGCTAG
- a CDS encoding NADP-dependent oxidoreductase — MTTATSTQIQLAARPTGWPTAADFSTAVVELPELAAGQVRVVNDFISVDPYMRGRMNDGKSYIAPFVLGETMGGGAVGHVVASTVETVPVGSLVVHQYGWRDVVQEDAAGFRVVPEIPNVPASAYLGVLGMTALTAYVGLLEVAKFKVGDTVFVSGAAGAVGSMVGQIARLQGAARVVGSAGTDEKVALLTEKYGFDAAFNYKTGDIETQLAEAAPEGIDVYFDNVGGDHLSAALGAFKDGGRAALCGAISQMNRTDGPTGVQNMVNIVTRGLTLQGFTVGNYLQHFPAFTEQMGAWFAAGDIVFDETVVDGIDNAVDAFLGMLRGENTGKMVVKTSATDSAVAAD; from the coding sequence ATGACGACAGCAACCAGTACCCAGATCCAGCTCGCGGCCCGGCCCACCGGCTGGCCCACCGCCGCCGACTTCTCCACCGCCGTCGTCGAGCTGCCCGAGCTGGCCGCCGGCCAAGTGCGGGTCGTGAACGACTTCATCTCCGTCGACCCTTACATGCGCGGCCGGATGAACGACGGCAAGTCCTACATCGCACCGTTCGTGCTCGGCGAGACCATGGGCGGCGGCGCCGTCGGCCACGTCGTGGCGTCGACCGTCGAGACCGTGCCCGTCGGCAGCCTTGTTGTGCACCAGTACGGCTGGCGCGATGTCGTGCAGGAGGACGCCGCGGGCTTCCGCGTCGTTCCCGAGATCCCGAACGTTCCCGCATCCGCGTACCTCGGTGTGCTGGGCATGACCGCGCTCACCGCCTACGTCGGCCTGCTCGAGGTCGCCAAGTTCAAGGTGGGCGACACCGTCTTCGTCTCCGGCGCCGCCGGAGCCGTGGGCAGCATGGTGGGCCAGATCGCTCGCCTCCAGGGCGCCGCCCGGGTGGTCGGCTCCGCGGGCACCGACGAGAAGGTGGCCCTGCTCACCGAGAAGTACGGCTTCGACGCCGCGTTCAACTACAAGACCGGCGACATCGAAACCCAGCTGGCCGAGGCCGCGCCCGAGGGCATCGACGTGTACTTCGACAACGTGGGCGGTGACCACCTCAGCGCAGCACTCGGCGCGTTCAAGGATGGCGGCCGCGCCGCCCTCTGCGGCGCGATCTCCCAGATGAACCGCACCGACGGCCCCACCGGCGTGCAGAACATGGTCAACATCGTGACTCGCGGCCTCACCCTGCAGGGCTTCACCGTGGGCAACTACCTGCAGCACTTCCCGGCCTTCACCGAGCAGATGGGCGCCTGGTTCGCGGCCGGCGACATCGTCTTCGACGAGACCGTCGTGGACGGTATCGACAACGCGGTCGACGCGTTCCTGGGCATGCTCCGCGGAGAGAACACCGGCAAGATGGTCGTGAAGACCTCTGCCACCGATTCCGCCGTGGCTGCTGACTAA
- a CDS encoding HNH endonuclease signature motif containing protein: MSSPDQAPPPTPDDDDYSPESAPPGSTPTPLSPTPPGEPGRSDEPTPAGGSAEPGEYEPYVRDVALDELVRTELARRTELIAAEARAIAQAQARQVEFLVELQSWSEDPQVSSRLHGNPESIQLADANAATLTDDQARAAAYSRWDDREVARRTIVSETACLLRVAERTVERLMDQALWVMCAPATFEALAAGEISYRHATVLVDQMRTVPMEDQEAFEAKLLPDAKRLPAGRFTDKARRLRERLHPESIVTRTRNALAERRTYWEAAPDGMGWLHWYGTAHDTKAAYDRIVSMAGSLKKVGDPASAQTEVTVNMEVTADEEVTADEDQKQRTLDQLRADITRALLLDGITPDGMGAGIRGTVMITVPVFTLLGLDDEPATLEGYGPISPDMAREIAGHAPSFTRLLTHPETGVVLSLGKTQHKNTKAMKKWLRVRDETCRFPGCSRPAVTSDVDHTEDWAGGGPTDCDNLAHLCEPHHRLKHLSQWRVTQEPGGILHWTSPGNRSYRTDPANPVGPPRPRPPVVGPRTRKRPADDTALTRRHRPTRHASPPLPENPPF, from the coding sequence ATGAGTAGCCCCGACCAGGCACCACCGCCCACTCCGGACGATGACGACTACTCTCCGGAGTCCGCTCCACCCGGATCCACCCCCACCCCGCTCAGCCCGACACCACCCGGTGAGCCGGGCCGGTCCGACGAACCGACGCCGGCCGGCGGGTCGGCTGAACCCGGCGAGTACGAGCCCTACGTCCGTGACGTCGCCCTGGACGAGCTGGTGCGCACCGAGCTGGCTCGGCGCACGGAACTGATCGCGGCCGAGGCACGTGCTATCGCGCAGGCGCAAGCCCGGCAGGTCGAGTTCCTCGTCGAGCTGCAGAGCTGGAGTGAGGACCCACAAGTGTCCTCCCGACTGCACGGCAACCCCGAGAGCATCCAGCTCGCCGACGCGAACGCTGCCACCCTCACCGACGATCAGGCTCGCGCCGCCGCCTACAGTCGATGGGACGACCGGGAGGTGGCCCGGCGAACGATCGTGAGCGAGACCGCGTGCCTGCTGCGGGTGGCCGAACGCACGGTGGAACGACTGATGGATCAGGCGCTATGGGTGATGTGCGCGCCGGCCACTTTCGAGGCCCTGGCCGCGGGAGAGATCAGTTACCGGCACGCGACCGTCTTGGTCGATCAGATGCGCACCGTGCCGATGGAGGACCAGGAGGCGTTCGAGGCGAAGCTGCTGCCGGACGCGAAACGACTGCCCGCGGGCCGCTTCACCGACAAGGCACGCCGGCTGCGAGAAAGGCTGCACCCGGAGTCGATCGTGACCCGCACCAGAAACGCCCTCGCCGAACGGCGCACCTATTGGGAGGCCGCGCCAGATGGAATGGGGTGGTTGCACTGGTACGGCACCGCCCACGACACCAAGGCCGCCTACGACCGGATCGTTTCCATGGCCGGGAGCCTCAAAAAGGTCGGCGACCCCGCGTCGGCGCAAACGGAGGTGACCGTCAACATGGAGGTGACGGCGGACGAGGAGGTGACGGCGGACGAGGATCAGAAACAGCGCACCCTCGACCAACTCCGCGCCGACATCACCCGCGCCCTCCTCCTGGACGGCATCACCCCCGACGGCATGGGCGCCGGGATCCGCGGCACGGTGATGATCACCGTGCCCGTGTTCACCCTGCTGGGCCTGGACGACGAACCCGCCACCCTCGAAGGCTACGGGCCCATCTCTCCGGACATGGCCCGGGAGATCGCCGGCCACGCACCCAGCTTCACCCGGCTACTCACCCACCCCGAAACCGGAGTCGTGCTCTCCCTCGGTAAAACCCAGCACAAGAACACCAAAGCCATGAAGAAGTGGCTGAGGGTGCGGGATGAAACCTGCCGGTTCCCGGGCTGCTCCCGCCCCGCGGTCACCAGCGACGTGGATCACACGGAAGACTGGGCCGGCGGTGGCCCGACAGACTGCGACAACCTCGCCCACCTCTGCGAACCCCACCACCGGCTCAAACACCTCTCGCAGTGGCGGGTCACCCAGGAACCCGGCGGCATCCTGCACTGGACCTCACCCGGGAACCGCAGCTACCGCACCGATCCCGCCAACCCGGTGGGACCGCCCCGACCCCGGCCACCGGTAGTGGGCCCGAGAACCCGCAAACGCCCGGCCGACGACACCGCGCTGACGCGCCGGCATCGGCCTACCCGGCATGCTTCGCCACCGCTACCCGAGAATCCACCGTTCTAG